In Shewanella glacialimarina, the genomic stretch GTCGCTTTTGCCCTGTGATTGGTAGCTCGGATAGCCACAAACGAATTACAACAACTGTGAGTTAAAAAGAATCCGCTCGCGGTGATCAAAAAGCCCAATACAATGGCCCATAGGGTATCGACTAAGGTTAACAAGGTGCCTAATACCATGAGCAAAAAGGCAGCTTTAAATAATATGATCGATCCAAAGCGTACAATCCACTTAGCCGATAAATATGAAGCAAAGGTGCCACTGAGATAACATAAAAAGATTAACGTAGCATTGAAGCGACTCAGCTCATAAGGTAACGCCATTAAATGCAACTGAATAAAACTAAATTGATTCACCATCATCATAAAAGCAAGACCACCGATGATGAATACCAAACTCATTTTACGGTCGGTGATGTGCCCCCAAAAACCTTGTAAATCCTGGTGTAACTTTGCCAGTTTCGCTTGCTTGGCCGATAAATGAGTTACCTGTGGTTTAATTTCACGCCGGGGCAATAGAAAAGTGACTATTGCCACCCCAATTAAGGTCACAATAAACACCAACCCCATAGATTGCTGCCAAGATAAATGTTGTGACATTAAGCCACCAAATAAGCGGCCAAAGATCCCCCCTAAACTGTTAGCAGTAATATAGATTGCCGCTGCTTTTAACATAAATTCAGGTGCGAGTTGCTCTTTAAAATACGCCATCGCAATC encodes the following:
- a CDS encoding MFS transporter → MTYQSESPRISNHSLAPEPAKQSRLIWALCLASVVIYINLYTVQGMLPLIAEHFNVTGAHSTLVLSVTSFTLAFSLLFYAMISDRVGRLMPIVISLWLLACSNLLLIFATDFDSLVWIRLLQGALLAAVPAIAMAYFKEQLAPEFMLKAAAIYITANSLGGIFGRLFGGLMSQHLSWQQSMGLVFIVTLIGVAIVTFLLPRREIKPQVTHLSAKQAKLAKLHQDLQGFWGHITDRKMSLVFIIGGLAFMMMVNQFSFIQLHLMALPYELSRFNATLIFLCYLSGTFASYLSAKWIVRFGSIILFKAAFLLMVLGTLLTLVDTLWAIVLGFLITASGFFLTHSCCNSFVAIRATNHRAKATSLYLCCYYLGAALGGPYLMVFWQHSEWPGVVVGSLTLLAMLALAILFLSRGPLDKPA